The window TGGCGGCATCGTCCTGCTCGCCCGTGATGTGACGGCTCTTGATCGCCAGGAAGCAGAAGCCGTAAAGGCCCAGCGACTGGACGGCATCATGCGCATGACCCACCAGGTCAGTCATGAGGTGGGCAACATGATCGGCATCATCACCGGCAGTCTCGGCCTCCTGGAGCGGGAAGCCGGTTTCAACGATCGCCAGAACCGGCATATCGCCCGTATCCGCAAGGCGGCGGATCGCGGCCGGTCTCTCGCCAGCAGCATGCTGACCATCGGCAGCCAGCAGCCGATCCATGCCAGCCACATCAACGTCGCGAACCTGCTGCGCGGCATGGCCGATATTCTCGAGATCGCGGTCGGCCCGAAATGCCGCATCGCGCTTGACCTCGATGACAACCTTCCGTCGATCCAACTCGATCCTGCGCTCTTCGAACAGTCCATCCTCAATCTCTGCCTGAATGCCGCAGCGGCCATGCCGGACGGCGGCCTGATCTTGATCGAAGCTACGGCCGAGAAGGATGTGCTGGTCATTGCCGTTACCGACGAGGGCATCGGCATGACGCCCGAGGCCGTGGACAAGGCATTCGAACCCTATTTCACCACGCGTGAAGAATATGGCGGCGCGGGTCTCGGCCTCGCCATGGTCTACGGCTTCGTCCGCCAGAGCGGCGGCGAGGCGCATATCCGTTCAAAACCCGGCGAAGGCGCAAGGGTGCAGCTGACTTTTCCGGCAGGCACCGACCACATGAAATAGGGTGCCGGCCCAGCTATTGCCTAGCTGGCTGCCGTGCTCTGGGGCACTGGCCGATCATCGACAGGATGACGCAGGAGATTGGTGTGCTTCGATGGCGGCATTCCGAAAACCCGAACATATTCGCGCGAAAACTGCGACGGGCTTGAATAGCCAACCTGAAACCCCGCGCTTGCTGCATCCAGCCCTTCGCTGAGCATCAGGCGTCTTGCCTCCTGCAGCCGCAATTCCGCCCGGAATTCCAACGGGCTCATCAAGGTGATCGCCTTGAAATGAGCGTGAAAGGTGGAGCGGCTCATTCCGGCTATTTCGGCCGCTGTCTCGATGGGGCAGGCTTCGCGGAAATGGCCTCTGATCCAGACGATTGCCCGGGCAATCTGATGGAGATGGGTACCCGCCTGTGCCATGTGACGGACAACGTCACCACCCGGCCCGGTCAGCAGCCGATAGAGTATCTCCCGCAGCGCCAGCGGCGCAATCGCGTCAATATCGTCAGGCGTATCCAGAAGGCTCAACAGGCGTGCCGCCGCATCGAGCACCCCGGGATTGGTCTCATTCAGCAGCAGACCGGCCGACGGCCGGGATTTTCCGGGAGATTTCGACGGATAGCGGATCGCCAGTTCCGCCAGCTCGACCGTATCAAGATCGAGCTGCATGCACAGATATGGCTCTTCCGCACTCGCCTCGATGACGGAGCC is drawn from Agrobacterium tumefaciens and contains these coding sequences:
- a CDS encoding AraC family transcriptional regulator — its product is MTSDRHIVDIITRHAPRDGTFECRLPGVKLIRCSHPTLPMPVIYEPTLCLVAQGRKQAVLGQSAFIYDKSRYLIASVDLPVMGSVIEASAEEPYLCMQLDLDTVELAELAIRYPSKSPGKSRPSAGLLLNETNPGVLDAAARLLSLLDTPDDIDAIAPLALREILYRLLTGPGGDVVRHMAQAGTHLHQIARAIVWIRGHFREACPIETAAEIAGMSRSTFHAHFKAITLMSPLEFRAELRLQEARRLMLSEGLDAASAGFQVGYSSPSQFSREYVRVFGMPPSKHTNLLRHPVDDRPVPQSTAAS